A region from the Leopardus geoffroyi isolate Oge1 chromosome E3, O.geoffroyi_Oge1_pat1.0, whole genome shotgun sequence genome encodes:
- the LOC123589147 gene encoding CREB-binding protein isoform X5: MTAQMGMAGNTSPFGQPFSQTGGQQMGAPGVNPQLSSKQSMVNSLPPFPTDIKNPSVTNVPNMSQMQTSVGIVPTQAITAGPTADPEKRKLIQQQLVLLLHAHKCQRREQANGEVRACSLPHCRTMKNVLNHMTHCQAGKACQVAHCASSRQIISHWKNCTRHDCPVCLPLKNASDKRNQQTILGSPASGIQNTIGSVGTGQQNAASLSNPNPIDPSSMQRAYAALGLPYLNQPQTQLQPQVPGQQPAQPQSHQQMRTLNPLGNNPMNIPAGGITTDQQPPNLISESALPTSLGATNPLMNDGSGSANLGTLSTIPTAAPPSSTGVRKSWHEHVTQDLRSHLVHKLVQAIFPTPDPAALKDRRMENLVAYAKKVEGDMYESANSRDEYYHLLAEKIYKIQKELEEKRRSRLHKQGILGNQPALPAPGAQPPGIPQAQPVRPPNGPMPLPVNRVQVSQGMNSFTPMSLGNVQLPQAPMGPRAASPMNHSVPMNSMGSVPGMAISPSRMPQPPNMMGAHSNNIMAQAPAQNQFLPQNQFQSSGGAMSVSSVGLGQPAAQTGVPQGQVPGAALPNPLNMLGPQASQLPCPPVTQSPLHQTPPPASTAAGMPSLQHPSAPGMTPPQPAAPTQPSTPVSSSGQTPTPTPGSVPSASQTQSTPTVQAAAQAQVTPQPQTPVQPPSVATPQSSQQQPTPVHAQPPGTPLSQAAASIDNRVPTPSSVASAETNSQQPGPEAPMLEMKAEVKTEDTEPDASESKGEPGSAMMEEDLQGSSQVKEETDTTEQKSEPMEVDEKKPEVKVETKEEEESSANGAASQSTSPSQPRKKIFKPEELRQALMPTLEALYRQDPESLPFRQPVDPQLLGIPDYFDIVKNPMDLSTIKRKLDTGQYQEPWQYVDDVWLMFNNAWLYNRKTSRVYKFCSKLAEVFEQEIDPVMQSLGYCCGRKYEFSPQTLCCYGKQLCTIPRDAAYYSYQNSSPKYGLLADRYHFCEKCFTEIQGENVTLGDDPSQPQTTISKDQFEKKKNDTLDPEPFVDCKECGRKMHQICVLHYDIIWPSGFVCDNCLKKTGRTRKENKFSAKRLQTTRLGNHLEDRVNKFLRRQNHPEAGEVFVRVVASSDKTVEVKPGMKSRFVDSGEMSESFPYRTKALFAFEEIDGVDVCFFGMHVQEYGSDCPPPNTRRVYISYLDSIHFFRPRCLRTAVYHEILIGYLEYVKKLGYVTGHIWACPPSEGDDYIFHCHPPDQKIPKPKRLQEWYKKMLDKAFAERIIHDYKDIFKQATEDRLTSAKELPYFEGDFWPNVLEESIKELEQEEEERKKEESSAASETTEGSQGDSKNAKKKNNKKTNKNKSSISRANKKKPSMPNVSNDLSQKLYATMEKHKEVFFVIHLHAGPVINTLPPIVDPDPLLSCDLMDGRDAFLTLARDKHWEFSSLRRSKWSTLCMLVELHTQGQDRFVYTCNECKHHVETRWHCTVCEDYDLCINCYNTKSHAHKMVKWGLGLDDEGSSQGEPQSKSPQESRRLSIQRCIQSLVHACQCRNANCSLPSCQKMKRVVQHTKGCKRKTNGGCPVCKQLIALCCYHAKHCQENKCPVPFCLNIKHKLRQQQIQHRLQQAQLMRRRMATMNTRNVPQQSLPSPTSAPPGTPTQQPSTPQTPQPPAQPQPSPVSMSPAGFPGVARTQPPTTVSAGKPANQVPAPPPPAQPPPAAVEAARQIEREAQQQQHLYRVNINNGVPPGRTGMVTPVGQMAPAGLNVPRPGPVSGPVVPNLPPGQWQQAPLPQQQPMPGMPRPVMSMQAQPAVAGPRMPSVQPPRSISPGALQDLLRTLKSPSSPQQQQQVLNILKSNPQLMAAFIKQRTAKYVASQPGLQPQPGLQPQPGLQAQPGLHQQPGLQNLNAMQAGGPRPGVPPQQQAMGGLNPQGQALNIMNPGHNPSMASMNPQYREMLRRQLLQQQQQQQQQPPPPPPPQGGAGMAGGMAGHGQFQQPQGPGGYPPAMQQQRMQQHLPIQGSSMGQMAAQMGQLSQMGQPGLGADGTPNIQQALQQRILQQQQMKQQIGSPGQPNPMSPQQHMLSGQPQASHLPGQQMATSLSSQVRSPAPVQSPRPQSQPPHSSPSPRIQPQPSPHHVSPQTGSPHPGLAVTMASSIDQGHLGNPEQSAMLPQLNTPNRSALSSELSLVGDTTGDTLEKFVEGL; this comes from the exons CCATCCTGGGGTCTCCAGCTAGTGGGATTCAGAACACGATCGGTTCTGTCGGCACAGGCCAGCAGAACGCCGCTTCGCTGAGTAACCCGAATCCCATCGACCCCAGCTCCATGCAGCGCGCGTATGCTGCCCTTGGTCTCCCCTACCTGAACCAGCCCCAGACGCAGCTGCAGCCTCAGGTTCCCGGCCAGCAACCAGCACAGCCTCAAAGTCACCAGCAGATGAGGACTCTCAACCCCCTGG gAAATAACCCAATGAACATTCCAGCAGGAGGAATAACAACAGATCAGCAGCCGCCAAACTTGATTTCAGAATCAGCTCTTCCAACTTCCCTCGGGGCCACAAA CCCACTGATGAACGATGGCTCAGGCTCTGCAAACCTCGGGACCCTCAGCACTATACCCACAGCGGCACCTCCTTCCAGCACCGGTGTGCGGAAAAGCTGGCACGAACATGTCACTCAGGACCTGCGGAGCCACCTAGTGCATAAACT GGTCCAAGCCATCTTCCCAACCCCTGACCCGGCAGCCCTGAAGGATCGCCGCATGGAGAACCTGGTGGCCTATGCTAAGAAAGTGGAGGGGGACATGTACGAGTCCGCCAACAGCAGG GATGAATACTATCACTTACTGGCCGAAAAAATTTACAAGATACaaaaagaactagaagaaaagCGGAGGTCACGTTTACACAAACAAGGCATCCTGGGTAACCAGCCCGCCCTACCAGCCCCCGGGGCACAGCCCCCTGGGATTCCGCAGGCACAACCTGTGAGGCCTCCAA ATGGACCCATGCCCCTGCCAGTGAATCGTGTGCAGGTTTCTCAAG GGATGAATTCATTTACCCCAATGTCCTTGGGGAACGTACAGTTGCCGCAGGCTCCCATGGGACCGCGTGCAGCGTCCCCCATGAACCACTCTGTCCCGATGAACAGCATGGGCTCCGTTCCAGGG ATGGCCATTTCTCCTTCCCGAATGCCCCAGCCTCCGAACATGATGGGCGCTCACAGCAACAACATCATGGCCCAGGCGCCTGCGCAGAACCAGTTCCTGCCTCAGAACCAGTTCCAGTCCTCCGGCGGGGCGATGAGTGTGAGCAGTGTGGGCCTGGGCCAGCCGGCGGCCCAGACGGGCGTGCCGCAG GGACAGGTGCCTGGTGCTGCTCTTCCTAACCCTCTGAACATGCTTGGGCCTCAGGCCAGCCAGCTGCCTTGTCCACCAGTGACACAGTCACCGTTGCACCAGACGCCACCCCCTGCTTCCACGGCCGCGGGCATGCCGTCTCTCCAGCACCCGTCGGCGCCTGGGATGACTCCTCCCCAGCCAGCAGCTCCCACCCAGCCATCGACTCCTGTGTCGTCTTCCGGGCAGACCCCTACCCCGACTCCCGGCTCGGTGCCCAGTGCCAGCCAGACCCAGAGCACCCCGACGGTCCAGGCAGCAGCCCAGGCCCAGGTGACCCCACAGCCTCAGACCCCAGTCCAGCCCCCGTCTGTGGCCACCCCTCAGTCATCACAACAGCAGCCGACGCCTGTGCATGCCCAGCCTCCCGGCACACCG CTTTCCCAGGCAGCAGCCAGCATCGATAACCGGGTCCCCACTCCTTCCTCGGTGGCCAGCGCCGAAACCAACTCCCAGCAGCCAGGACCCGAGGCACCGATGCTGGAGATGAAAGCAGAGGTCAAGACTGAGGACACTGAGCCTGATGCCAGTGAATCCAAGGGGGAGCCGGGGTCTGCG atgATGGAGGAGGATCTGCAAGGATCTTCTCAAgttaaagaagaaacagacacaacAGAACAGAAATCTGAACCGATGGAAGTGGACGAGAAGAAACCGGAAGTCAAAGTAGAAactaaagaggaagaagagagcagCGCTAATGGGGCCGCCTCTCAGTCAACATCTCCTTCACAGCCACGCAAAAAAA TCTTTAAGCCGGAAGAGTTACGCCAGGCTCTGATGCCAACCCTGGAAGCGCTGTACCGCCAGGACCCGGAGTCCTTGCCTTTCCGGCAGCCTGTGGACCCCCAGCTGCTAGGGATCCCG GATTATTTTGACATTGTCAAGAACCCTATGGACCTTTCCACCATCAAGCGGAAGCTGGACACGGGGCAGTACCAAGAACCCTGGCAGTATGTGGATGACGTCTGGCTCATGTTCAACAACGCCTGGCTCTATAACCGGAAGACGTCCCGGGTCTACAAGTTCTGCAGCAAACTTGCTGAGGTCTTTGAGCAGGAAATTGACCCCGTCATGCAGTCCCTTGGATATTGTTGTGGGCGCAAG TATGAGTTTTCCCCACAGACTTTGTGCTGCTACGGGAAGCAGCTGTGTACAATTCCTCGCGACGCTGCCTACTACAGCTATCAGAACAG TTCACCCAAGTATGGCCTTCTTGCTGACAGGTATCATTTCTGTGAGAAGTGTTTCACAGAGATCCAGGGGGAGAATGTTACCCTGGGTGACGACCCTTCACAACCCCAGAC gacaATTTCAAAGGATcagtttgaaaagaagaaaaatgatacctTAGATCCTGAACC TTTTGTCGATTGCAAGGAGTGTGGCCGGAAGATGCATCAGATTTGTGTTCTGCACTATGACATCATTTGGCCTTCGGG CTTCGTGTGCGACAACTGCCTGAAGAAAACCGGCAGAACTCGGAAAGAAAACAAGTTCAGTGCGAAGA GACTACAGACCACGCGATTGGGCAACCACTTGGAAGACCGAGTCAACAAGTTTTTGCGGCGACAGAATCATCCCGAAGCCGGGGAGGTCTTTGTCCGGGTGGTGGCCAGCTCAGACAAGACTGTGGAGGTCAAGCCTGGGATGAAGTCACG GTTTGTGGATTCCGGGGAAATGTCTGAATCTTTCCCGTATCGAACCAAAGCACTCTTTGCTTTTGAGGAAATTGACGGAGTGGATGTGTGCTTCTTTGGGATGCACGTGCAAGAGTACGGCTCCGATTGCCCCCCTCCAAACACAAG GCGTGTATACATATCTTATCTGGACAGTATTCATTTCTTCCGGCCCCGGTGCCTCCGGACCGCTGTTTACCATGAGATCCTTATTGGATATTTAGAATACGTGAAGAAATTGGG GTATGTAACAGGACACATCTGGGCCTGCCCCCCGAGTGAAGGAGATGACTATATCTTCCATTGCCACCCCCCTGATCAGAAAATCCCCAAACCAAAGCGCCTGCAGGAGTGGTACAAGAAGATGCTGGACAAGGCATTTGCGGAACGGATCATTCACGACTACAAG GACATTTTCAAACAAGCGACCGAAGACAGGCTCACCAGTGCCAAGGAGCTGCCCTATTTTGAGGGTGACTTCTGGCCCAATGTGCTGGAGGAGAGCATTAAGGAGTTGgagcaagaagaagaagagaggaagaaggaggagagcagTGCAGCCAGTGAGACCACGGAG GGCAGCCAGGGTGACAGCAAGAATGccaagaagaagaacaacaagaAAACCAATAAGAATAAAAGCAGCATCAGTCGAGCCAACAAAAAGAAGCCCAGCATGCCCAACGTGTCCAACGACTTGTCCCAGAAGCTCTACGCCACCATGGAGAAGCACAAGGAG GTCTTCTTTGTGATTCACCTGCACGCCGGGCCCGTCATCAACACGCTGCCCCCCATCGTCGACCCTGACCCCCTGCTCAGCTGTGACCTCATGGACGGGCGTGACGCCTTCCTCACCCTCGCCAGGGACAAGCACTGGGAGTTCTCGTCCCTGCGCCGGTCCAAGTGGTCCACGCTGTGCATGCTGGTGGAGCTGCACACACAGGGCCAGGACCGGTTTGTCTACACCTGCAACGAGTGCAAGCACCACGTGGAGACGCGCTGGCACTGCACCGTGTGCGAG GACTACGACCTGTGCATCAACTGCTACAACACGAAGAGCCACGCCCACAAGATGGTGAAGTGGGGGCTGGGCCTGGACGACGAGGGCAGCAGCCAGGGCGAGCCGCAGTCCAAGAGCCCCCAGGAGTCGCGGCGCCTGAGCATCCAGCGCTGCATCCAGTCCCTGGTGCATGCCTGCCAGTGCCGCAACGCCAACTGCTCGCTGCCGTCCTGCCAGAAGATGAAGCGGGTGGTGCAGCACACCAAGGGCTGCAAGCGCAAGACCAACGGGGGCTGCCCAGTGTGCAAGCAGCTCATCGCCCTCTGCTGCTACCACGCCAAACACTGCCAGGAGAACAAATGCCCGGTGCCCTTCTGCCTCAACATCAAACACAAGCTCCGCCAGCAGCAGATCCAGCACCGCCTGCAGCAGGCTCAGCTCATGCGCCGGCGGATGGCCACCATGAACACCCGCAACGTGCCTCAGCAGAGTCTGCCTTCCCCTACCTCAGCACCGCCCGGGACCCCCACGCAGCAGCCCAGCACGCCCCAGACGCCGCAGCCACccgcccagccccagccctcgcCCGTGAGCATGTCACCGGCCGGCTTCCCCGGCGTGGCCCGGACTCAGCCCCCCACCACGGTGTCCGCCGGGAAGCCCGCCAACCAGGTGCCGGCCCCGccaccccccgcccagcccccgcCGGCCGCGGTGGAAGCGGCCCGGCAGATCGAGCGCGAggcgcagcagcagcagcacctgtaCCGGGTGAACATCAACAACGGCGTGCCCCCGGGGCGCACGGGCATGGTGACCCCGGTGGGCCAGATGGCCCCCGCGGGCCTGAACgtgccccggcccggcccggtcAGCGGGCCCGTCGTGCCCAACCTGCCGCCCGGGCAGTGGCAGCAGGCGCCTCTCCCCCAGCAGCAGCCGATGCCGGGCATGCCCAGGCCCGTGATGTCCATGCAGGCCCAGCCGGCCGTGGCAGGGCCTCGGATGCCCAGCGTGCAGCCGCCCCGGAGCATCTCGCCCGGCGCCCTGCAGGACCTGTTGCGGACCCTGAAGTCGCCCAGCTccccgcagcagcagcagcaggtgcTCAACATCCTCAAGTCAAACCCTCAGCTGATGGCGGCTTTCATCAAGCAGCGCACGGCCAAGTACGTGGCCAGTCAGCCcggcctccagccccagcccggcctccagccccagcccggcCTCCAGGCCCAGCCCGGCCTGCACCAGCAGCCCGGCCTGCAGAACCTGAACGCCATGCAAGCCGGCGGGCCCCGGCCCGGCGTGCCCCCGCAGCAGCAGGCGATGGGAGGCCTGAACCCCCAGGGCCAGGCCCTGAACATCATGAACCCGGGGCACAACCCCAGCATGGCGAGCATGAACCCGCAGTACAGAGAGATGCTGCGCCGGCAGCTgctgcagcagcagcaacagcagcagcagcagccgccgccgccgccaccgccacaGGGCGGCGCGGGCATGGCCGGGGGCATGGCCGGGCACGGCCAGTTCCAGCAGCCCCAGGGACCCGGAGGCTACCCGCCGGCCATGCAGCAGCAGCGGATGCAGCAGCACCTCCCCATCCAGGGCAGCTCCATGGGCCAGATGGCGGCTCAGATGGGACAGCTCAGCCAGATGGGGCAGCCCGGGCTGGGCGCGGACGGCACCCCCAACATCCAGCAGGCCCTGCAGCAGCGGATTCTGCAGCAGCAGCAGATGAAGCAGCAGATCGGGTCCCCGGGCCAGCCGAACCCCATGAGCCCCCAGCAGCACATGCTCTCAGGACAGCCCCAGGCCTCGCACCTCCCCGGCCAGCAGATGGCCACGTCCCTCAGTAGCCAGGTGCGGTCCCCGGCCCCTGTCCAGTCTCCGCGGCCCCAGTCCCAGCCTCCACATTCCAGCCCGTCGCCACGGATCCAGCCCCAGCCTTCGCCGCACCACGTCTCGCCCCAGACCGGTTCCCCCCACCCAGGACTCGCGGTCACCATGGCCAGCTCCATAGATCAGGGACACTTGGGGAACCCCGAACAGAGTGCAATGCTCCCCCAGCTGAACACCCCCAACAGGAGTGCGTTGTCCAGTGAGCTGTCCCTGGTCGGCGACACCACAGGAGACACCCTAGAAAAGTTTGTGGAGGGTTTGTAG